The Castanea sativa cultivar Marrone di Chiusa Pesio chromosome 11, ASM4071231v1 genome contains a region encoding:
- the LOC142615117 gene encoding transcription factor MYB63-like — MGRGRAPCCDKSQVKRGPWSPAEDLRLITFIQKHGHDNWRALPKLAGLLRCGKSCRLRWINYLRPDVKRGNFTKEEEESIVKLHETWGNKWSKIASHLPGRTDNEIKNVWNTHLKKKLTMKDGNVHGDELSSITSSSSSSSSSFTSREKQNIGGGIEHQSEQVPMDKKPHEECNLTHDFEKIQGLQKEDTNQFSIGKDHIDQSSSSYSSYDSNVSNSSPVDALRPEEQMVSLFDYGEPFDVSNILQEVNKPDVDSVKEIPFEADVDFWNMLDNLDSVMSNEVQHSEVNACQSSNFEEEGSKKVDENKKWLRYLENELGLDAMEEENKDISTKDAAQPLVPENVLVSDIFKPETNPDMGYFETWPSLPHSSSAF, encoded by the exons ATGGGAAGAGGAAGAGCACCATGTTGTGATAAGAGTCAAGTGAAGAGGGGTCCTTGGAGCCCTGCTGAGGACTTGAGGCTCATCACTTTCATTCAGAAGCATGGCCATGATAACTGGAGGGCCCTTCCTAAACTTGCTG GATTGTTGCGATGCGGAAAAAGTTGCCGTTTGAGATGGATTAATTACCTCCGGCCAGATGTGAAGCGAGGGAACTTTACAAAAGAGGAAGAGGAGTCCATAGTGAAGTTACATGAAACTTGGGGGAACAA GTGGTCCAAAATTGCGTCTCATTTACCAGGAAGAACGGATAATGAGATTAAAAATGTGTGGAACACtcatttgaagaaaaaattgacaatGAAAGACGGTAATGTTCATGGAGATGAGTTATCATCCATAAcctcctcatcctcatcttcatctagTTCGTTTACATCGCGTGAGAAACAAAACATAGGTGGTGGAATTGAGCATCAATCTGAGCAAGTCCCTATGGACAAGAAACCTCATGAAGAATGCAACTTGACAcatgattttgagaaaattcaaGGTTTACAAAAagaagacaccaatcaatttagCATTGGCAAGGACCATATAGACCAATCAAGTTCTTCTTATTCATCTTATGATTCAAACGTTTCAAATTCTAGTCCGGTTGATGCGTTAAGGCCCGAAGAGCAAATGGTTTCACTGTTCGATTATGGAGAACCTTTTGATGTTAGCAACATATTACAGGAGGTGAACAAACCAGATGTGGATAGTGTGAAGGAAATCCCATTTGAGGCTGATGTGGACTTTTGGAACATGTTAGATAATTTAGATTCTGTCATGTCTAATGAAGTCCAACATAGTGAGGTGAATGCTTGCCAAAGCTCCAACTTTGAGGAGGAAGGTAGCAAAAAAGTTGATGAGAACAAGAAGTGGTTGCGTTACTTAGAAAATGAACTTGGATTAGATGCAATGGAGGAGGAGAACAAGGACATTTCAACAAAGGATGCAGCTCAGCCACTAGTCCCAGAAAATGTTTTAGTTTCAGATATTTTCAAGCCAGAAACCAATCCAGACATGGGTTATTTTGAAACGTGGCCCTCTTTGCCTCACAGTTCTTCTGCCTTTTGA